Proteins co-encoded in one Halorussus vallis genomic window:
- a CDS encoding class I SAM-dependent methyltransferase has translation MTTETRTAEDPMDESKLDELMETALVDFGATFHAALVVVGDELGLYAALADEGPLTSSELAEETDTAERYVREWLRSQAAGGYVSYDPDEDRYHLSPEQAFILADEDSSVFIPGAFQTSAAAIQSEPRLLEAFRTGEGVGWHEHDDGVFHGVERFFRPGYAAELVDNWIPALDGVAETLEEGGRAVDVGCGHGAPTIIMAEAYPNSTFVGVDYHEASIDVARERAEAAGVADRVSFEVATAKEYDGTDYDFATAFDCLHDMGDPVGAAAHVAETLADDGTWMVVEPYAEDRVEDNLNPRGRAYYSASTMLCTPNSLSQEVGYGLGAQAGEAKIREVVTEGGFSRFRRATETPFDMVFEAKP, from the coding sequence ATGACGACAGAGACTCGAACGGCGGAAGACCCGATGGACGAATCGAAACTGGACGAACTGATGGAGACGGCGCTGGTCGACTTCGGCGCGACGTTCCACGCCGCGCTGGTGGTCGTCGGCGACGAACTCGGCCTCTACGCGGCGCTGGCCGACGAGGGACCGCTCACGTCGAGCGAACTCGCCGAGGAAACCGACACCGCCGAGCGCTACGTCCGAGAGTGGCTACGCTCGCAGGCCGCCGGCGGATACGTGAGCTACGACCCTGACGAGGACCGCTATCACCTCTCGCCGGAACAGGCGTTCATCCTGGCCGACGAGGACAGTTCGGTATTCATCCCCGGGGCGTTCCAGACGAGCGCGGCGGCGATACAGAGCGAACCCAGACTCCTCGAGGCGTTCCGCACGGGCGAGGGCGTCGGCTGGCACGAACACGACGACGGCGTGTTCCACGGCGTCGAGCGCTTCTTCCGGCCGGGGTACGCGGCCGAACTCGTGGACAACTGGATTCCCGCGCTCGACGGCGTGGCGGAGACCCTGGAGGAGGGCGGGCGCGCGGTCGACGTCGGCTGTGGCCACGGCGCGCCGACCATCATCATGGCCGAGGCGTACCCGAACTCGACGTTCGTCGGCGTCGACTACCACGAGGCGTCGATAGACGTGGCGCGCGAGCGCGCGGAAGCCGCCGGCGTCGCCGACCGCGTCAGCTTCGAGGTGGCGACCGCCAAGGAGTACGACGGGACCGACTACGACTTCGCGACCGCGTTCGACTGCCTCCACGACATGGGCGACCCCGTCGGCGCGGCGGCCCACGTCGCCGAGACGCTCGCCGACGACGGCACCTGGATGGTCGTCGAACCCTACGCCGAGGACCGGGTCGAGGACAACCTCAACCCGCGGGGCCGGGCGTACTACTCGGCCTCGACGATGCTCTGCACGCCGAACTCGCTGAGCCAGGAGGTCGGCTACGGACTCGGGGCGCAGGCAGGTGAGGCGAAGATCCGCGAAGTCGTCACGGAGGGCGGGTTCTCGCGGTTCCGCCGGGCGACCGAGACACCGTTCGACATGGTGTTCGAGGCGAAGCCGTGA
- a CDS encoding FAD-dependent oxidoreductase, producing MTLATVPGYDPEGLEPSGGHAVVVGASVAGLLAARVLADGFEEVTVLDRDSLDDEPTPRPGVPQARQPHVLWEAGRATLEDLFPGYSEELVAAGGVEIDVRRDLVQYSQGDFLARCTERFPQYLATRPLYEQLIRRRVAALEAVRLRPECRFTDYVTDDAGATVEGVAVRDRAAGRDELAADLVVDATGRTSRTPAWLADRGYEPPPVDEVRIDVGYASTFVERPAGDRRTVVAPAEAPRTRGGLVTPVEGGRWLVNVHGVHGDHPPTDPEAFADFAASLAVPQPKRVLDDHPRVGDVESYPFPSNRRNRYEDLRRFPAGLVVVGDAIASFNPIYGQGMSVAALEALLLHRALATGGREELPLRFFDGAADVVDVAWTMAVGADFGFPETQGPKPRGTAFSSWYLGRLLRGAHADGALTDAFVRVLAMQEPPSSLLRPNVAWRVLKPV from the coding sequence GTGACCCTGGCGACCGTTCCCGGGTACGACCCCGAGGGACTCGAACCGAGCGGCGGCCACGCGGTGGTGGTCGGCGCGAGCGTCGCCGGACTCCTCGCGGCGCGCGTACTGGCCGACGGCTTCGAGGAGGTCACCGTACTCGACCGTGATTCGCTCGACGACGAGCCGACGCCTCGTCCTGGCGTGCCCCAGGCCCGCCAACCCCACGTGCTGTGGGAGGCCGGACGAGCGACGCTGGAGGACCTCTTCCCCGGCTACAGCGAGGAGTTGGTCGCGGCCGGCGGGGTCGAAATCGACGTCCGGCGCGACCTCGTCCAGTACAGCCAGGGGGACTTCCTCGCCAGATGCACGGAGCGCTTCCCGCAGTACCTGGCCACTCGGCCGCTGTACGAACAGCTAATCCGACGTCGCGTCGCGGCGCTCGAAGCGGTCCGCCTGCGACCGGAGTGCCGGTTCACGGACTACGTCACCGACGATGCGGGGGCCACCGTGGAGGGCGTCGCGGTGCGCGACCGGGCGGCCGGGCGGGACGAACTCGCGGCCGACCTCGTCGTCGACGCGACCGGCCGAACGAGTCGCACGCCGGCCTGGCTGGCCGACCGCGGCTACGAACCCCCGCCGGTCGACGAGGTCCGCATCGACGTCGGCTATGCTTCGACTTTCGTGGAACGGCCGGCGGGCGACCGCCGGACGGTCGTCGCGCCGGCCGAGGCCCCCCGGACGCGGGGCGGCCTCGTCACGCCCGTCGAAGGCGGGCGCTGGCTGGTGAACGTCCACGGCGTCCACGGCGACCACCCGCCGACGGACCCCGAGGCGTTCGCCGACTTCGCCGCCAGTCTGGCGGTCCCGCAGCCGAAGCGAGTGCTCGACGACCACCCGCGAGTCGGGGACGTCGAGAGCTACCCGTTCCCGAGCAACCGCCGCAACCGCTACGAGGACCTCCGCCGATTTCCGGCGGGGCTGGTCGTCGTGGGCGACGCGATAGCGAGCTTCAACCCCATCTACGGCCAGGGGATGTCCGTCGCCGCGCTCGAAGCCTTGTTGCTTCACCGCGCGCTCGCGACCGGCGGCCGCGAAGAGCTTCCGCTGCGCTTCTTCGACGGCGCCGCCGACGTCGTGGACGTGGCGTGGACGATGGCCGTCGGCGCGGACTTCGGGTTCCCGGAGACGCAGGGGCCGAAGCCGAGGGGGACGGCGTTCTCCAGTTGGTATCTGGGTCGACTGCTACGTGGCGCCCACGCGGACGGCGCGCTGACCGACGCGTTCGTGAGGGTCCTCGCGATGCAGGAGCCGCCGTCCTCGCTGCTGCGGCCGAACGTCGCGTGGCGCGTGCTGAAGCCGGTCTGA
- the sucC gene encoding ADP-forming succinate--CoA ligase subunit beta, which produces MKLHEYQAKSVFADAGIPTPEATLASSVDEVVEAAEEIGYPVAVKAQVHVGGRGKAGGIKLAEDREEAEEAADSILGMDLKGYTVDRVLVEEAVNFKNELYVGVTMDRGEGEPVAMVSSKGGVNIEEVAEEDPEAIAREHVDPAFGMHHYQARKVVYDAGVPREVASDVASVLTTLYQLWDDRDASDIEVNPLMITEDDEVIAADAVMNIDDDALFRQPELAEMEEEAAEDDLEAKANDYGFDYVRLSGNVGIIGNGAGLVMTTLDLVDYYGGEPANFLDIGGGAKAERVANALDMVFSDENVDSVVFNIFGGITRGDEVAKGINDALGQFDEIPKPVVVRLAGTNAEEGREILNDELVQVEETLEDAVQRAVENAEEEAQ; this is translated from the coding sequence ATGAAACTGCACGAGTATCAGGCGAAGAGCGTCTTCGCCGATGCAGGGATTCCGACGCCGGAGGCGACGCTGGCGTCGTCCGTAGACGAGGTCGTGGAGGCGGCCGAGGAGATCGGTTATCCGGTCGCCGTCAAGGCGCAGGTTCACGTCGGCGGCCGGGGCAAGGCCGGCGGCATCAAGCTCGCGGAGGACCGCGAGGAGGCCGAGGAGGCGGCCGACTCCATCCTCGGCATGGACCTCAAGGGCTACACCGTCGACCGCGTGCTCGTCGAGGAAGCGGTGAACTTCAAGAACGAACTCTACGTGGGCGTCACGATGGACCGCGGCGAGGGCGAACCCGTCGCCATGGTCTCCTCGAAGGGCGGCGTCAACATCGAGGAGGTCGCCGAGGAGGACCCCGAGGCCATCGCGCGCGAACACGTCGACCCCGCGTTCGGGATGCACCACTACCAGGCCCGCAAGGTCGTCTACGACGCGGGCGTTCCCCGCGAGGTCGCTTCGGACGTCGCATCCGTCCTGACCACGCTCTACCAGCTCTGGGACGACCGCGACGCCAGCGACATCGAGGTCAATCCGCTGATGATCACCGAGGACGACGAGGTCATCGCCGCGGACGCGGTCATGAACATCGACGACGACGCGCTGTTCCGCCAACCCGAACTCGCCGAGATGGAGGAAGAGGCCGCCGAGGACGACCTCGAGGCCAAGGCCAACGACTACGGCTTCGACTACGTCCGACTCTCGGGTAACGTCGGCATCATCGGCAACGGCGCGGGCCTCGTGATGACGACGCTGGACCTCGTCGACTACTACGGCGGCGAACCCGCCAACTTCCTCGACATCGGCGGCGGCGCGAAGGCCGAACGGGTGGCCAACGCGCTCGACATGGTGTTCTCCGACGAGAACGTCGACTCGGTCGTGTTCAACATCTTCGGCGGCATCACCCGCGGCGACGAGGTCGCCAAGGGCATCAACGACGCCCTCGGGCAGTTCGACGAGATTCCCAAGCCCGTGGTCGTCCGCCTCGCCGGCACCAACGCCGAGGAGGGCCGCGAGATTCTGAACGACGAACTCGTGCAGGTCGAGGAGACGCTCGAAGACGCGGTACAGCGTGCGGTCGAAAACGCGGAGGAGGAAGCACAATGA
- the sucD gene encoding succinate--CoA ligase subunit alpha translates to MSVLVDEDTRVIVQGITGGEGKFHTEQMMDYGTNVVAGAVPGKGGQEVAGVPVYDTVEEAAREEDADASVVFVPPAFAADAVFEALDSPLDLVVAITEGIPTQDMAKVNKRLSEVDTRLIGPNCPGIITPGESKLGILPGNIFESGNVGLVSRSGTLTYQVVDNLTSRGIGQTTAIGIGGDPIIGTDFIDALELFEQDQDTEAVVMCGEIGGEDEEEAARYIAENMDTPVAGFIAGRTAPPGKRMGHAGAIVSGSGTGTAESKIQALNDAGVPVGDTPNEVADHIEDFL, encoded by the coding sequence ATGAGCGTACTAGTCGACGAAGACACTCGCGTCATCGTACAGGGCATCACCGGCGGTGAGGGTAAGTTCCACACCGAGCAGATGATGGACTACGGCACCAACGTCGTCGCCGGCGCGGTGCCGGGCAAGGGCGGCCAGGAGGTCGCCGGCGTCCCCGTCTACGACACGGTCGAAGAGGCCGCCCGCGAGGAGGACGCCGACGCCTCGGTCGTGTTCGTCCCGCCGGCGTTCGCGGCGGACGCCGTCTTCGAGGCGCTGGACTCGCCGCTCGACCTCGTCGTCGCCATCACCGAGGGCATCCCGACCCAGGACATGGCGAAGGTCAACAAGCGCCTCTCGGAGGTCGACACCCGCCTCATCGGCCCGAACTGTCCGGGCATCATCACCCCCGGCGAGTCGAAACTCGGTATCCTGCCGGGCAACATCTTCGAGTCGGGCAACGTGGGCCTGGTTTCGCGGTCGGGCACCCTCACCTACCAGGTCGTCGACAATCTCACCTCCCGGGGCATCGGTCAGACCACCGCCATCGGTATCGGCGGTGACCCCATCATCGGCACCGACTTCATCGACGCGCTCGAACTGTTCGAGCAGGACCAAGACACCGAAGCGGTCGTCATGTGCGGCGAAATCGGCGGCGAGGACGAGGAGGAGGCCGCCCGCTACATCGCCGAGAACATGGACACGCCGGTCGCCGGCTTCATCGCGGGACGGACCGCCCCGCCGGGCAAGCGCATGGGCCACGCCGGCGCCATCGTCTCCGGCAGCGGCACCGGCACCGCCGAGAGCAAGATTCAGGCGCTCAACGACGCGGGCGTCCCGGTGGGCGACACGCCGAACGAGGTCGCCGACCACATCGAGGACTTCCTGTAG
- a CDS encoding DUF7344 domain-containing protein gives MDDPPRTANADGPTAVSDALHWALTDDRRRAALAYLRSRDSATLSELADDLAAADADAQAETLRLSFARHHLPVLAASGLVEYDERDKRVALADLSDDARQHVERVLDER, from the coding sequence ATGGACGACCCGCCGCGAACTGCAAACGCCGACGGCCCGACCGCCGTCTCGGACGCGCTCCACTGGGCGCTGACCGACGACCGCCGCCGCGCCGCGCTGGCGTACCTGCGGTCGCGCGACTCGGCGACGCTCTCCGAACTGGCCGACGACCTCGCCGCCGCCGACGCCGACGCGCAGGCCGAGACGCTCCGACTCTCGTTCGCTCGCCACCACCTCCCGGTGCTGGCCGCGTCCGGATTGGTCGAGTACGACGAACGCGACAAGCGCGTGGCGCTCGCCGACCTCTCCGACGACGCCCGCCAACACGTCGAACGCGTGCTCGACGAGCGGTGA
- a CDS encoding DUF7511 domain-containing protein — protein MSSNPDTADGRTDPDHPAPFDTELNADHPLAELRSVVVNYEDRPDRRTVYPEGLPTVERMSTWLTADDDAFVDLDEAR, from the coding sequence ATGAGCAGTAACCCCGACACCGCCGACGGCAGGACCGACCCCGACCACCCCGCACCTTTCGATACGGAACTGAACGCCGACCATCCGCTCGCCGAACTCCGGTCGGTCGTCGTCAACTACGAGGATCGCCCCGACAGGCGAACCGTCTACCCCGAAGGCCTCCCCACCGTCGAGCGAATGTCCACCTGGCTCACCGCCGACGACGACGCGTTCGTCGACCTCGACGAAGCGCGCTGA
- a CDS encoding mechanosensitive ion channel domain-containing protein has product MTQTGSGWSLDRIVEAVLAELRAALVETLPQLLTALIFFVVAYVAIRAILRLVRPVFEAVYDDLVADLFTTVVAVFLWFGAALALLKLLGMGEIAASLGTATGFVALGVSYALSDMIADTVAGVYLLKDPDFNPGDEVVAADVTGTVQSIELRKTRLTADGGDVVVLANSKVEAEWTKKSSSGSAVGAADPDDERA; this is encoded by the coding sequence GTGACTCAGACCGGGTCGGGATGGTCGCTCGACCGAATCGTCGAGGCGGTGCTCGCCGAACTCCGGGCCGCGCTCGTCGAGACGCTCCCCCAGTTGCTGACCGCGCTAATCTTCTTCGTCGTGGCGTACGTCGCCATCAGGGCGATTCTACGACTCGTCAGACCGGTGTTCGAGGCGGTGTACGACGACCTCGTGGCCGACCTCTTCACCACCGTGGTCGCCGTCTTCCTCTGGTTCGGCGCGGCGCTCGCGCTGTTGAAGCTCCTCGGCATGGGCGAGATCGCCGCCAGCCTCGGCACCGCGACGGGGTTCGTCGCGCTCGGGGTGAGCTACGCGCTTTCGGACATGATCGCCGACACGGTCGCGGGGGTGTACCTCCTGAAGGACCCTGACTTCAACCCCGGCGACGAGGTGGTCGCCGCCGACGTGACCGGAACCGTCCAGTCCATCGAACTCCGGAAGACGCGACTGACCGCCGACGGCGGCGACGTGGTGGTGCTGGCCAACAGCAAGGTCGAAGCCGAGTGGACCAAGAAGTCGTCGTCCGGGTCCGCCGTCGGGGCGGCGGACCCGGACGACGAGCGGGCGTGA